A region from the Triticum aestivum cultivar Chinese Spring chromosome 3D, IWGSC CS RefSeq v2.1, whole genome shotgun sequence genome encodes:
- the LOC123078250 gene encoding hydroxyproline O-galactosyltransferase GALT6 — MAELLGTKAVQGEEPPRILHPRIRGDFSGRLVIELNACYCMKWALPQRCEGPASWPDDDRVDGELKCEKWTRDDGPKTNKSSNIKWLLNNLIGMPEPDKVSVDQAYPFAEGKLFFLTITAGLEGYHVNVDGRHIASFPYCTGYNLEDATGLSLNGDLDIESISAGHLPKSHPSFDPQRYLKMSEQWKAPPLPTEPVELFIGILSAANHFAEWMAVRKSWMIATRKSSNSVAWFFFALVNEELKKEEEFFGDIVLVLFMDSYDLVVLKTIAITEYGVRVVQAKYVM; from the exons ATGGCAGAGTTGCTGGGCACCAAGGCCGTGCAGGGGGAGGAGCCGCCCAGGATTCTCCACCCCAGGATCAGAGGCGACTTCAGCGGCCGCCTCGTCATCGAGCTCAACGCCTGCTACTGCATGAAGTGGGCGCTGCCGCAGCGCTGCGAGGGCCCGGCGTCCTGGCCCGACGACGACAGAG TTGATGGGGAGCTCAAGTGTGAGAAATGGACTCGGGATGATGGCCCCAAGACAAACAAATCGTCAAACATAAAGTGGTTGCTCAACAATTTGATCGGCATGCCAGAGCCAGACAAGGTCTCTGTTGATCAGGCATACCCCTTTGCAGAGGGCAAGCTCTTTTTCCTAACCATCACAGCCGGTCTCGAAGGCTACCATGTCAATGTCGATGGCCGACATATTGCATCCTTCCCTTACTGCACT GGTTACAACCTCGAGGATGCGACAGGCCTGTCGTTGAACGGAGACCTTGACATCGAGTCAATTTCTGCCGGCCATCTGCCCAAATCACACCCTAGCTTCGACCCACAGCGATACCTCAAAATGTCTGAACAGTGGAAGGCCCCACCTCTGCCAACTGAACCTGTTGAGCTGTTCATTGGCATCCTTTCTGCAGCCAACCATTTCGCGGAGTGGATGGCCGTTCGCAAGTCATGGATGATTGCTACAAGGAAATCATCTAATAGTGTTGCCTGGTTTTTTTTCGCTCTG GTCAACGAGGAGCTGAAGAAggaggaagagttctttggtgacatTGTTCTAGTCCTTTTCATGGATAGCTATGACCTCGTTGTTTTAAAGACTATTGCCATTACTGAGTATGGG GTGCGAGTTGTGCAAGCGAAATACGTAATGTAG